ATGCTGCAAGGTGTTCTTTGCGTGGTTTTTTGAATACCGACTTAATACCGGATAAAGGATTTGCATGAATAAGGCCCGTATTGACGGCGTATATCATGACTTCGTTTATGCGTTGGCTTAATCGCTTAACAGTTTCGAGATTACCTTTTGCTTCAACAGGCCTTAATACTTTAATAACCATCGGCGCAGTGATATGGCTGATTGGCGTTTTAGCTAAAGCAGGGAGTAAGTGCAGCTTGAAAGAGCGCCATGTTGAATCAGCATGGTCCAGAGTTATGGATTCTTTCTTAGCTTCAAACCATTGCAGAGCGACTATCTCAAAAGTATGTTCAGTGAGTGCCGCTTTTGCAGCTAGCTCATCAGCTTTATGTTGCTTGGGGTCAGTATCTAACGCGATGAGCGTTCTAGCTTCTTGTGCGAGTTTACGTGCATCAGCAAGAGAAATATCAGGATATGAGCCAAAACTTAGGTTTTGTCTTTTCTTGGTAATTGGATTGACGTAATTGAGAAGCCAAAGCTTAGAACCGTTAGGCTTTACCCTTAACTGCAACCCCGCACCGTCTGCCAGGTTATATTCTTTGTCTTTTGCTTTAGCACTTTTGATTTCTGTATCTGAAAGGGGCTTTGCGAGTCTTGCCATAGTAACACCATCCTTAGTAACACTGACCTGAGTGATTAAAGCGATGTTACTAAATAAATGTAAACCTATAAATTATTGACAGTTATAGGCCTAAATTGTGGTTTTAGTAACATCGAAACGGCTATGTATTTGCCGATGTTACTTCTGATGTTACTAAAAGTTCCGGTTTTCAACAAACGTTATCGTACACAAATGGAGCTGGATTTAACGTAAGTCATTGATTTATGTATTTTACAGACAGAAAAAAAGACGTCCTAAGACGTCTTCGTTCCTTTAATTGGTGGAGGCGGCGGGACTTGAACCCGCGTCCAGAAAGCCTACATCCTCGGCACTACATGTTTAGTCTCTCTTTTATTTAACCAAGCAGTCTCCGAAAGACAGGATGCTACTTGGTGAGTCCGGTACTGTTTCGCGGTTCACCCCCGGACGGAGTTCCCTCGCTAGCACACTGTAATATGACCATCAGGATCCACTGTCCACGTGCGAAACGTGTGGTTGATGGCTAGCTAGCCTAAGCTGCTAGAGAGTAGTTAGAGTCGTTTGCAACTATAACGGTGCGGCTTTTTACGAGGCCAACCGCCCCTCGACATGCTCCTTGGGTTTCGTGAATCCTGTCGAATCCAGAATCGCCCCCAATTGAGTTAACTATAACGCTTTGTTAGATGAATACCTAGTATCCATTAACAAAATATAATCGTTTGTTCACTATCTGTTCGTTATAGGCCTATGTTCAATAACAACTTATCAATTTTAATCGTTTCAGTGGCCTACTAACGAGATTAAGCGTTTTCTTTGTCTTTTTTCATTACGCGAGCTTTTTCAATTTTCCACTCACGTTCTTTGGTATCTTCACGTTTATCGTGATCTTTTTTACCTTTACCTAAGCCAATTTCGACTTTTACCCAGGCACCTTTGCGCCAGTACATTGATAATGGTACCAGGGTGTAGCCTTGACGCTCAATTAGGCCGGCAAGTTTATCAATTTCACTGCGCTTTAATAGCAGTTTTTTGGTTCTGATTGGATCACATATTACATGGGTTGAAGCGGTATTAAGTGGTTGAATAGTACAACCATGCATAAAGGCTTCACCCTCTTTAATATAGACATAACAATCAGATAAATTTACTTTACCCATGCGAATGGACTTAACTTCCCAGCCCATAAGTTGTAATCCCGCTTCGATTTTGTCTTCTATGCGGTATTCAAAGGTCGCGCGTTTATTGCGTGCGATGCTCGCTGAGGCGTTTGCTGATTTCTTTTTTACCATTATTATTACCGTTCTGATTGCCGTTATTGACCTGAAGGATGGTGCTGGACAACCCGCAGTGAGCCCATTTGATAAACTCTATTATGCTAATACTATTAACTAATAGATATGGGGGAGATTTTTGATATTTCAACGATTATACCCAGTTTCTTGGTGATTGTGTTATTTCCAACGTGATTTAACGCTCTCGGAGATGCCTTTTTTATTTAACGTGATAAAATCGCACTATTGTATTAACGATAGTGATGTCAGATGCCCAAGATTTCCAAAAGTATGCTGGTTAGATTTAGTGCCTTACAGATGTATGATTTAGTCAATGATGTTGAATCGTATCATGCTTTTCTACCGGGATGTGTCGGTGGTAAGGTGCTTGAGTTTGATGGTCAAACCATGGTGGCGTCGGTTGATGTTAGTAAGGCGGGGATCAGTAAAACATTTACCACCCGCAATCAAGTGATCCAAGCTAAATCGATTTCACTTGAATTGGAAAATGGCCCGTTTAAGTATATGCATGGCTTGTGGAAATTTACTGAGCTTACCGAAGATGCCTGTAAAGTTGAATTTGATTTAGACTTCGAATTTTCAAACATGCTGGTTGATATGGCGTTTGGCAAAGTGTTTAAAGATTTGATGTCGTCGATGGTAATGGCATTTACTGACAGGGCAAAGGTGATTTATCGTGATTAATGAAACAGAAAAGTTCTCGGTAGATGTTATTTATGCATTGCCAAAACAGCAGAAAATTATTTCGGTGATGGTGTCGCCAGGCACTACATTCATTGAAGCCGTTAAGCAAAGTGATATTGTTAAATTTTTTCCGGAGATTAACCTTGAAGAGGTTAAGCTTGGGGTGTTTAGTCGCCAGGCCAAACATGATGAGGTACTCGTTCCTGGGCAACGTGTTGAAATATATCGCCCGTTAATTGCAGATCCTAAAGATGTTCGTCGCAAACGTGCCGAAAAAGCCAAAGATGAAGGTCGTATTAATAAAATCACCGGTGCTAAAGTCAATTAACTTACCATTAGTAAGGTGATGGATTAAGTTTTTAGGTGGTTATATAATAAAAAAGCAGGACTCTCGTTAGAGGTCCTGCTTTTTTATTGGCATAAATCACATGTTATCGTGTGGCTTATGTTGGTGCATTATCATTATCATTTTCGGCCTGGTTTTTTAACGCAGGACGTAGCTCTTCAACTAAAGGTTTCGCATCTGGACGAACTTCTGGTAATAAAGGCTTAAGATCCTGTTCGTTAACTGACGGCAACGAGCTTTCATCAAGTGGAGTATTAAATTCTGCACTTAGGTCATAATCACCAGCAACACTTGAAATCTTGTCGCCATTAAAGTGAATGATCAACTCTTTATGAGTAATACTAGCATCTCGACCACTTTTAAAATGGTACACATAATACCAAGTGTCATCGGAGAAGCTGTCGCGCAATACTGGACGACCTAAAATATATTCTGCTTGCTCTTTAGTCATGTCGACACGAAGTTTTTCAACTTGCTGTGTTTCCATGTAGTTGCCTTGTGGCACATCTGGCTTGTAAATCAACCAATCAAACACACTGCATCCGCTAAGAGATAATGAAAGCGCTACTGCGCTTACAAGGGTAAGACTTTGTTTTTTGTTTATCATTGTCTGCGCTACTTCCTAAATTCTGTCGGTCATCATACCCAAGCAGTCCCTATGCTGACAAGGGTCTATTAGAAGATGTTGTGGTTTTGAGTCAATTTAGCGGTTGAAGTTCCATTTTCTTCGATAAATAAATTTAGAGTAAATTTTCATTTTTATTTAACATTGTACAAAAAATGTTGGTAGGATGTTGCTCAATTTATGATTTAGATGCCCTAGTTAACGTTTAATAATGTCAAGTGCTATTAATGCATAAGTTATTGATAATTTTATTTTATGCTTTTATTTTGCGTTGTAATTATTTCAAAATAAGAAACCACGATGACGAGACAACAATCACCGATAGCAACATTAACCAGTGCAAAGAAAGGTAACCTTGTTTGTGTTGGCACGGGATTACAGCTTGCAGGGCAAATAGGTGCATTAAGTTTGAGTTATATAGAGCATGCTGATGTGGTCTTTTCGTTAGTGCCCGATGGTTTTTCTGAACGTTGGTTAATGTCGCTTAATTCAGATGTTCGCTCGCTTCAACCTTATTATGCTCAACACGATGAGGTAAAAAATCGTCGTGATACTTATGCCGAAATGGTTGATGCTATCTTAGACGAAGTTCGCTTAGGCAAGTTAGTTGTATGTGCCTTATATGGCCATCCTGGGGTATTTGCTTGCGTAGCGCATTGGTCGATTAAACAGGCCCGTAGTGAAGGTTTGGACGCTAGCATGTTACCGGGTATTTCAGCTGAAGCTTGTTTGTGGGCTGATTTAGGCATTGACCCAGGCAATAGTGGTCATCAAAGCTTTGAAGCGACTCAGTTCATGCTTTATCACCACGTTCCGGATCCTACAACGCATCTTTTACTTTGGCAGATTGCTCTTGCGGGTGAACATACCTTAACTCAATTTAGTAGCACTAAAGATAAATTACAGATTTTGGTTGAACACTTAAATCAGTGGTATCC
The nucleotide sequence above comes from Shewanella sp. Arc9-LZ. Encoded proteins:
- a CDS encoding integrase domain-containing protein, with product MARLAKPLSDTEIKSAKAKDKEYNLADGAGLQLRVKPNGSKLWLLNYVNPITKKRQNLSFGSYPDISLADARKLAQEARTLIALDTDPKQHKADELAAKAALTEHTFEIVALQWFEAKKESITLDHADSTWRSFKLHLLPALAKTPISHITAPMVIKVLRPVEAKGNLETVKRLSQRINEVMIYAVNTGLIHANPLSGIKSVFKKPRKEHLAALKPNELPELMQAIANASIKKVTRFLIEWQLHTMTRPNEAAAARWDEINFDDRLWSIPADKMKMRRDHVIPLTEQTIVLLETIKHFSGHREYIFPAERNPKTHCNVQTANAALNRMGLKGRTTAHGLRSLASTTLNEQGFDADLIETALAHIDKNQIRSAYNRTDYLERRRVMMIWWSDYIIQAANGNVSLIGMKNLRVV
- the smpB gene encoding SsrA-binding protein SmpB, whose amino-acid sequence is MVKKKSANASASIARNKRATFEYRIEDKIEAGLQLMGWEVKSIRMGKVNLSDCYVYIKEGEAFMHGCTIQPLNTASTHVICDPIRTKKLLLKRSEIDKLAGLIERQGYTLVPLSMYWRKGAWVKVEIGLGKGKKDHDKREDTKEREWKIEKARVMKKDKENA
- a CDS encoding SRPBCC family protein, whose amino-acid sequence is MPKISKSMLVRFSALQMYDLVNDVESYHAFLPGCVGGKVLEFDGQTMVASVDVSKAGISKTFTTRNQVIQAKSISLELENGPFKYMHGLWKFTELTEDACKVEFDLDFEFSNMLVDMAFGKVFKDLMSSMVMAFTDRAKVIYRD
- a CDS encoding RnfH family protein, producing the protein MINETEKFSVDVIYALPKQQKIISVMVSPGTTFIEAVKQSDIVKFFPEINLEEVKLGVFSRQAKHDEVLVPGQRVEIYRPLIADPKDVRRKRAEKAKDEGRINKITGAKVN
- a CDS encoding outer membrane protein assembly factor BamE translates to MINKKQSLTLVSAVALSLSLSGCSVFDWLIYKPDVPQGNYMETQQVEKLRVDMTKEQAEYILGRPVLRDSFSDDTWYYVYHFKSGRDASITHKELIIHFNGDKISSVAGDYDLSAEFNTPLDESSLPSVNEQDLKPLLPEVRPDAKPLVEELRPALKNQAENDNDNAPT
- a CDS encoding SAM-dependent methyltransferase; protein product: MTRQQSPIATLTSAKKGNLVCVGTGLQLAGQIGALSLSYIEHADVVFSLVPDGFSERWLMSLNSDVRSLQPYYAQHDEVKNRRDTYAEMVDAILDEVRLGKLVVCALYGHPGVFACVAHWSIKQARSEGLDASMLPGISAEACLWADLGIDPGNSGHQSFEATQFMLYHHVPDPTTHLLLWQIALAGEHTLTQFSSTKDKLQILVEHLNQWYPLNHEVIIYEAANLPFQSPVIERMPLYVLPEAKLTTISTLLIPPARPMTLNHEMLAKLGIAEADIG